A stretch of DNA from Natrinema sp. HArc-T2:
GAACTCGTTGCGACGCTTCCCGAGGATGCACTATCTGCGGTCCGAGCAGCGACCGACGTCTCACTGTCGGTGATCGGCTCGGTCTGCGAGGCCGACGACGGCCTTACCATCGACGGCGAAGCGCTCGCGGATCGCGGCTACACGCACGGCTAGACCGGCGAGCCGTCAGCCGATTATCATGACTGGAACCGGCATGAAACAGAGCAATCCGAGGCCGAACGTGACGGCCCCGAGGACGAACCGACTCCGCCCGAGTCGCTCGTCTTGGACTGGTGTGGCCGGCCCTTTCGAGGCGAGAAACGCCGTCAACAGCCCCCAGAGAATCCAGACGAACACCGTGTTCACGCTGTAGCCGTCGATGTAAAAGAGGTACGCAGCGAGTGCGAACAACACGCCAGGCACCAGCGCCGCGATCGTCTCCTGGAACTCGCCAGCCATCGCCCGGAGGATGTGACCGCCGTCGAGTTGGCCCACCGGGATCAGGTTGAGGAAGGTAACGAACATCCCGACCCACGCGCCGATGACGACCGGGTTCACCCCGGTCGCCGGATCGTTCCGGTACAGCGGCTGGTCGAACCCTGCGGCGAGCAACTCGAGTAAGGGTGGATAGCCGAGTTCGATCCGGATTGCATTGGGATCCTGTACGACCGCTTCGGGGACGGTCACGGGCGGCAGATGCAGACCGATCACTGTCACGACGACCGTCGCGATGAGTCCGGCCAGCGGCCCGGCGACGCCGATGTCGAACAGCGCCTTCCGGTCAGGCATCCGGCCTTTCAGCGTGATGACTGCCCCCATCGTCCCGATGAGCGTCGGCACCGGGATGAAGTAGGGCAGCGAGGCGTCGACCTGATGATAGCGGCTCATGACGTAGTGACCCATCTCGTGGATGCCGAGTACGCCCAGAATAGCCGCGGTAAACGGCCACGCCTGCCAGATCACGGTCGGGTCGGCGAACGGATCGAGCTGGTACCAGAACGAGCCCGCAAACAGCGTCGAACACACCGTCAACAGGAGCAACACGATGTTCGTCCACGGAATCCCGTCGACGCCGATGGTTGTCGGCTCGGCGACGAGCGCGTACTCGCCGTGGCGGCGCTCGAGTGTGGCGTCGTAGCCGCGCTCGCGAAACGCCGGCCAGAGCTCTCGTATCACCCGTTCGGGATGAGCCAGTGGATCACCGTAGTAGACGACCTGTCCGTCCTCGCGGCGGACCTCGTAGACCGCAAACACCGACTCGATCCGGTCGATCGGCGGCCCGTCCTCGGGCGAGCGAGTGCCCCGCCCTGCCGTGTCAAATCCGGGCCGGTCGACGTCGTCCATCACACGTGGTTCATCCTCGTCGGGTATAAATCGACTGCCGTCGGCAGGGGTATCCGTTTCTGTGAGTGGTGGTCTGACGTGCGATCAGGTAGCAATGGATGAGATCCCGAGTGGGCACAGCCCACCTCACTGCGAGCCCGGTCGCGATACGCACGGGTTGCATCGCTCAGCCCGAGGAAAATGGAGAACGAGCGGGGACGGTCAGTCGAACGATCCGATCTTGCAGTCAAACGCGTGTTAGGCGAGTGCGACGCGCCACGTCGTCGCGCTCGTGTACGACCACTTTTCGATCTCGAGGTCGGAGACGGAGCCGGAGAGCTTGGCCATCAGCGCGCCGATCTCTTTGGGCGACAGTCCGACATCATCTGCGATGAACTTGCCTTTGAAGTACAGCTCGCCATCGTCTTCGGCACGTTCGCGCAGATAGCGTTTCAGGCGGCTTTCCTTGCTTTCCGTGGAGGGGTGGGCAGTTGTGCTCATCGACGTTCACTACTTGTGGCCGATAACTGTTATAAAGGAAGGATGATTCGCGACGTTTCGATTGTGTTCAGTTATCCGGGGGGTAAGCGATTCTTCAGCCCTCGATACGGAACTATTAATAAACGGACGAGATCGCTCGAGACGTTTTAAAGCCGCTGCTAATATATTATCTCGGTTGTGATCGTCATGAGTTAGATAATATTCCATTTCGATACCGTTTCGATATTTCAGCCATCTCGGCAAACGAACGTAACGGTCAGGATCGTTCGTGGACCCAGAACTCGTCCTCGACGGTGACCTCCTTTTTGAACAGCGGTACTTCGTCTTTCAGACGGTTGATTCCGTCTTCGACGGTCCGAAACGCCTCCTCGCGGTGGCCGGCCAGCACGACCACGAAGACGATGCCCTCACCGTCCTTGACGACTCCTGTTCGGTGGTAGAGTTCGACATCGAAGACACCGTCTCGCGCCTCGAGGTTGGTTTCGAGGGCCGCCAGCCGCTCGTCGGCGACGCCGTCGTACTTCTCGAACTCGAGATACTGTGTGCGCGCGTCGTCGGCGCTGTCTTTCGCGCGGACCCGACCGGTGAACGTCGCGATCGCACCAGCTCGGTCGGCTCGCGGCGATCGTTTGAGACGCGTCACCAGCGACTCGAGGGTCTCGTGAGGGTCGGCGGACTCGAGGGCGGTCACGAGGTCCTCGAGCGAGAGGTCGCTAGGGCCATCGACGGTCGCGATGCGCTGGTCGTCGTCTTCGCCGTCAGTGGCGGCCGGTCCGACGACGACGGCGGGATGCTGCAGCGTCGGCACACCGACGACGACGGCGTAGTCACAGTCAGTCGCGAGGCTATCGAGTGCGTCGCCGACGGACATCCCCGTTCCCGAGGCGGTCCAGTCACCGTCGACGCCGAGATCGTAGGTCACGTCGCCGCCAACCGTGGTGATGTCCTCGCCGAACGTGAGCGATTCGCGTGCATCGGTTCCGTCGGCGATCGTCGCATCGTATCTGACGACGCCGACTCGCCCGCGTTCGGAGAGTCGATCGACGATCCGATCGACGACCGCCTCGAGCGTGTCGCCGTTGGCCCCCTCGTCCCGAACACCGAGTACGTGCATGTCTGAGGTATGGTCGGCTCGGTCTTTGTAGCTGTCGCCGACTGAACGAGCTCTAGTAACAACTGAAACGATTTACACACTGCCCGCAGCGGGGCGGCCAGTACTGGCTAGATTCCGCCGGTACTGGACGCCGAGTCGCGGGCAGGTGTGCAATGACGTTCAGTGGCTACTATCAGAACCAGAGCCGAGTGAGTGAACTTTACACGTGCTGCCCGAAGACTCGCCTATGCCCCTGCAACTCGGCTTCACGGGCGACGTCATGCTCGGGCGAGTCGTCGACGACCGCCAGCGCCGCCGCTCCGTCGATGCGGTGTGGGGATCCGTCCTCGAGCGCCTGCGCGGCCTCGACGGGCTGGTGATCAACCTCGAGTGTTGTCTCTCGACGCGAGGCCAGCAGTGGCAACGCACCTATCGACCGTTCCATTTCCGGGCCGACCCCGACTGGGCGATTCCCGCACTCGAGCGCGCCGGGGTCGACGTCTGTACGCTGGCGAACAACCACATCCTCGACTACGAGGAAGTGGCGCTGCGGGATACCCTCACGGAACTTGATGGGGCCGGCATCGCGCGTGCCGGTGCCGGGGAGACCATCGACGAGGCGCTCGGGCCAGCGGTTCGGACGATCGGACCCTCGAACGGTGACAGCGACGACTCGATCGCGAACAACGCACTCGAGGTCGCAGTGATCGCGCTGACTGATAACACGCCGGAGTACGCTGCCGACGAGGACACCCCCGGGACGGCCTGGATCGAGATTGACGCCAGCGATGCAGAGACGCGACGGCGCGTTCGGGAAGCGCTCGAGCGCGCACGCGAGACGAATCCAGACCTGCTGGTCGCCTCGCTGCACTGGGGACCGAACATGGTCACGGAGCCACCCAAGTCGTTCCAAGAGTTCGGCCACTGGCTGATCGAAGAAGGCGTCGACGTCGTGCACGGCCACAGCGCCCACGTCTTTCAGGCGATCGAGGTCCACGAGGGCCGTCCGATCATCTACGACGCCGGGGATTTCGTCGATGACTACCGGGTCGATCCCGAGTTACGAAACGACCGGAGTTTCCTGTTCGTCCTCTCGGTGACGCCCGACGGCGACCCGCTCGAGTTCCGATTGCACCCGACGGAGGTCGAGGACTGTGCGGTCGGCGAGGCGAGTCCGGAGGCAGCCGAGTGGGCTCGCAAGCGGATGCGAAATCTCTCGTCCTCGTTCGGGACCGAATTCGATCGGGACGGCGACGCGCTCGTCCTGTCGCTCGAAAACTGACAGGTAACCGTACAGTCCGCGAACCACGATCTCGATTCGACGCTCGAGCGGTGTGTCACCGTATCGTCCGGGCAGTTGGCAACCCTTAAGATAGCAACTCCGCTACACCGCGATAGTATGAAAGTGGTCGTCTCTATCGGTGGCAGCGTCCTCGTGCCCGAACCCGGCGCTGATCGGGTGGCCGAGCACGCAGCCGTCATCGAAGACCTCATCGACGAGGGCTGTCGGATTGGTGCCGTCGTCGGAGGTGGCGGTGTCGCCCGGGAATACATCTCGGCTGCACGGAATCTCGACGCAAACGAAATCGAACTCGATCAATTGGGGATCGACGTCACGCGGCTCAACGCGCGGCTGCTCATCGCTGCACTGAGCGAGGAGTCCGTGACCGCGCCCGCGCTCGATTACGAGGAGGCCAGCGAGGCGCTCCGCCGGGACGATATCTGCATCATGGGCGGCGTCGCACCGGCACAGACCACCGACGCCGTCGGGGCCGCGCTGGCAGAATACATCGATGCCGACCTGCTCGTCTACGCGACGAGCGTTCCCGGCGTCTACAGCGCCGACCCGAACGAGGACGCGGACGCAACCAAGTACGACGAACTCTCCGCGACGGACCTGGTCGACGTCATCGCCGGCCTCGAGATGAACGCCGGAGCCTCCGCACCCGTCGACCTGCTGGCAGCGAAGATCATCGAGCGCTCGGGGATGCGGACGATCGTCCTCGACGGCACCGACCCCGACCGAATCGCCCGTGCGGTCCGACACGGCGAACACGGCGGCACCGACATCGTCCCCGAGGGCGTCGGTGCGGAACCGACCTACTGGGCGAGCGACGAGCAATGAGTACCGACGGCGACACGGACGAAACTGCGAGCGACACGCCGGAATCGGAGGCGATCAGCCCCTACACCCTCCAGCGTAAGGAGGCAAGCGAGACGCGTCATGCGTTCTGGGCCGATACGGTCGCTGACCGTGTCGAGGCTCGAGATCCGGAGGAACCGATCGTCATCAAAGGCGGCATCTCGCCGTCTGGCGTCCCCCACCTCGGAAACGTCAACGAGATTATGCGCGGCTACTACGTCGCCGAAGTCCTGCGCGACCGCGGCTACGAGGTTCGGCAGGTCTTCACCGCCGACGACCGTGACCCGCTCCGGGGGCTACCCCGGACCCTCTGTGACTTAGAGGGGAACCTCGTCGATCTCGGCGAGGTTGATGCCGGTGCACTCGGCCGGAACCTCGGAGCACCCTACACCGACATTCCGGACCCCTTCGGCTGCTGTGACTCCTACGGCGACCACTTCGCGACGATCATTCAGGACAGCGCCGACGCCGTTGACGTGCCGATCGAGCTGGTCTCGAACACCGAACTGTATGAGTCCGGCGACTTAGAGGACATCACCCGCTTCGTCCTCGAGCACCAAGATCGAGCCCGCGAAGTCCTCTCGCAGTATCAGGACAAGGTCGACGAGGACTACGTTCCCTTCAACCCGATCTGCGAGGAGTGTGGCAAGATAACGGAGACGGTCACGAGCGTCGACGCCGACGCCGGAACCGTCGACTACCGCTGTACCGACATGGACGCCGGCGATCAGACGATCGACGGCTGTGGCCACGAGGGGACGGCCACGTTGCGCGAGGGCAAACTCCCGTGGCGCTTCGAATGGCCCGCCCAGTGGCAACTGCTCGGCGTCGACTTCGAGCCCTTCGGGAAGGACCACGCCGAAGGCTCCTGGCCCAGCGGACAGGACGTTGCCCGCAACGTCCTCGAGATCGAGCCGCCGGTGCCGATGGTCTACGAGTGGTTCACCCTCGAGGGCGAGCCCTTCTCCTCGTCGGCTGGCAACGTCATCCTCGTCTCGGACGTGCTCGAACTTCTAGAGCCCGAAGTGCTGCGTTATTTCTTCGCGAAAGACCCCTCGAAAGCCCGGGACTTCAGCATTGAACGCTTAGATCAGCTCGTCGACGAGTTCGACCGGCTCGAGGCGATTTACTTCGGCGAGATCGACGCCGACGAGGACGAGCAGGCCTTCGCAGAGCGTGTCTATCCCTTCGTGGTCGAGGAGCCACGCAAAGCGCGAATCCGGCTGCCCTACACCTTCGCTGCGGTGCTCGGAATGACCGACGATCCCGACCTGCGCGAGGAGATCGCCCGCCGCGAGGGCCACATTCCCGACGACGCACCCGAGTGGGCCGTCGACAAGGCGCTCGAGCGCGTCGAGCAGGCCCGCAACTGGGCGCGACGGACCGGCAACGAGTTCGATTACGAACTCAAGCGCAGCGAGATTCCGGCCCACGACTTCGATGCGGACACCGAAGCCGCGCTCGCAGAACTGGCCGACTTCATCGAGGAAGGCCACGAGCCCGACGAGATTCAGGGCGAGATCTACGAAGCCGCGAAGCGAAACGACGTCGACGTCGGCGACTTCTTCGGGGCTGGCTACCGGCTGTTCTTCGACGAAGATCAGGGCCCGAAACTCGGTCCCTTCCTCGCGAAAGTCGACCAGGAGTTCGTCATCGACCGGCTCCGGCGTGAACGCTGAGCCGGTCCCGACGACGGTCCGTTCGAGACTGACGGACAGCAATCAGCGACAGCCCGATCCGCTCGCAGGGTCCGGACGCAACGGGCAGTCGTCTGCGCTCGAGACGTAATTCGAGGTAGCTACCAGTCTCGTTTCCGATCGATGGGATAGACAAAAGCCATTTGAGACTGCCGGCCCGAACCACTACTAATGGATCACGGTTCCCTCGCTGTCGTCTCACCCCCCGAGATCTACGGGTCGGAGGTTCTGACGTGGGTTCTTGTCGGCCTCCTCCTCTACTGGGTCGCTGTCCTCGGCCTGCGAAACAGCGGCTATCTGCCCGACTACATCGGCACACAGGGGCCGATTCTCACGTTCCACACAAAGCGTGGTCGCGCCCTGCTCGACCGGCTCGCACAGCCCAAGCGGTTCTGGCGCGCGTGGTCGAACCTCGGCGTCGGCATCGCGATCGTCGTGATGGTGAGCATGTTCGTGTTCCTCATTCGCGCGGCGATGGTCACGCTCTCGTCGCCACAGGTGTCGTCCTCGGCGGTTCGACAGCCACGCAACGTCCTCGTCATCCCCGGCGTCAACGACTTCCTGCCGCTTGCGGCCACACCGGGCATCGTCTTCGGCCTGCTCGTCGGGCTCGTCGTCCACGAGGGCGGCCACGGCCTGCTCTGTCGCGTCGAGGACATCGACATCGACTCGATGGGAGTCGCGATGCTCGCCGTCCTCCCCGTCGGTGCGTTCGTCGAACCCGACCAGGAGAGCAGCAAAGCAGCCTCCCGTGGCGGCCAGACGCGGATGTTCGCCGCCGGTGTCACGAACAACTTCGCAGTGACGATCCTCGCCTTTGCTCTCCTCTTTGGCCCCGTCGCCGGCTCGATCGCCGTCGCACCGGGTGCTTCCGTCGGTGGTGTCGCGGACAGTTCCCCCGCCGCCGACGCGGGAATCGAACCCAACGACCGCATCACGTCGATCAACGGCACTGCGGTCGATGGCAACGACGACCTCGCGAACCGACTCGAGGCAACCGACGGTGATCAGGTGACTGTCGAACTCAACGGCGAGGAGACGGTGCCGGTCGATCGCGCGCTGCTCGTGACCGCAGCGACCGACGACACTCCGACAGAGCTGTCTGCTGGCGACAAGATCCGCGCGGTCGACGGGCAGTCGGTGGCAACTGAACGCGGCTTCACCGACGCCGTCGGCGACAACGAGCGCGTCAATCTGACGATCGAACCCGAAAACGATGGGGACCGGGTCGAGCGCGAGGTGACGATCGGCGCTGCGGTCTCGATCGTCGAAGACGAGCCACTCGAGTCCCAGACCGGACCGACCGACGAGACGTTCGTCATCACCGGCTTCGACGGCGAGCGCGTGTACAACTACGGCGATCTCGCCGGGC
This window harbors:
- a CDS encoding molybdopterin synthase, with amino-acid sequence MHVLGVRDEGANGDTLEAVVDRIVDRLSERGRVGVVRYDATIADGTDARESLTFGEDITTVGGDVTYDLGVDGDWTASGTGMSVGDALDSLATDCDYAVVVGVPTLQHPAVVVGPAATDGEDDDQRIATVDGPSDLSLEDLVTALESADPHETLESLVTRLKRSPRADRAGAIATFTGRVRAKDSADDARTQYLEFEKYDGVADERLAALETNLEARDGVFDVELYHRTGVVKDGEGIVFVVVLAGHREEAFRTVEDGINRLKDEVPLFKKEVTVEDEFWVHERS
- the lysS gene encoding lysine--tRNA ligase, with the protein product MSTDGDTDETASDTPESEAISPYTLQRKEASETRHAFWADTVADRVEARDPEEPIVIKGGISPSGVPHLGNVNEIMRGYYVAEVLRDRGYEVRQVFTADDRDPLRGLPRTLCDLEGNLVDLGEVDAGALGRNLGAPYTDIPDPFGCCDSYGDHFATIIQDSADAVDVPIELVSNTELYESGDLEDITRFVLEHQDRAREVLSQYQDKVDEDYVPFNPICEECGKITETVTSVDADAGTVDYRCTDMDAGDQTIDGCGHEGTATLREGKLPWRFEWPAQWQLLGVDFEPFGKDHAEGSWPSGQDVARNVLEIEPPVPMVYEWFTLEGEPFSSSAGNVILVSDVLELLEPEVLRYFFAKDPSKARDFSIERLDQLVDEFDRLEAIYFGEIDADEDEQAFAERVYPFVVEEPRKARIRLPYTFAAVLGMTDDPDLREEIARREGHIPDDAPEWAVDKALERVEQARNWARRTGNEFDYELKRSEIPAHDFDADTEAALAELADFIEEGHEPDEIQGEIYEAAKRNDVDVGDFFGAGYRLFFDEDQGPKLGPFLAKVDQEFVIDRLRRER
- a CDS encoding site-2 protease family protein, translated to MDDVDRPGFDTAGRGTRSPEDGPPIDRIESVFAVYEVRREDGQVVYYGDPLAHPERVIRELWPAFRERGYDATLERRHGEYALVAEPTTIGVDGIPWTNIVLLLLTVCSTLFAGSFWYQLDPFADPTVIWQAWPFTAAILGVLGIHEMGHYVMSRYHQVDASLPYFIPVPTLIGTMGAVITLKGRMPDRKALFDIGVAGPLAGLIATVVVTVIGLHLPPVTVPEAVVQDPNAIRIELGYPPLLELLAAGFDQPLYRNDPATGVNPVVIGAWVGMFVTFLNLIPVGQLDGGHILRAMAGEFQETIAALVPGVLFALAAYLFYIDGYSVNTVFVWILWGLLTAFLASKGPATPVQDERLGRSRFVLGAVTFGLGLLCFMPVPVMIIG
- a CDS encoding site-2 protease family protein; its protein translation is MDHGSLAVVSPPEIYGSEVLTWVLVGLLLYWVAVLGLRNSGYLPDYIGTQGPILTFHTKRGRALLDRLAQPKRFWRAWSNLGVGIAIVVMVSMFVFLIRAAMVTLSSPQVSSSAVRQPRNVLVIPGVNDFLPLAATPGIVFGLLVGLVVHEGGHGLLCRVEDIDIDSMGVAMLAVLPVGAFVEPDQESSKAASRGGQTRMFAAGVTNNFAVTILAFALLFGPVAGSIAVAPGASVGGVADSSPAADAGIEPNDRITSINGTAVDGNDDLANRLEATDGDQVTVELNGEETVPVDRALLVTAATDDTPTELSAGDKIRAVDGQSVATERGFTDAVGDNERVNLTIEPENDGDRVEREVTIGAAVSIVEDEPLESQTGPTDETFVITGFDGERVYNYGDLAGLLEDTEPGQEVTVEGYFGDVRETYTVTLDEHPRADSGFLGIQPQPGTSGVSMSDIGVQLYPAGEYLGLLGGNGETQFGPIADTFLGKIGVALLLPVIGVSGVLPFNFAGFTGGIQNFYEVQGALGAFGDGGVFLLANLLFWTGWINVQLGFFNCIPAFPLDGGHILRTSTEAIVSRLPINATRGMVRVVTTTIGVTMLVSFLMLLFGPQLIAG
- the pyrH gene encoding UMP kinase: MKVVVSIGGSVLVPEPGADRVAEHAAVIEDLIDEGCRIGAVVGGGGVAREYISAARNLDANEIELDQLGIDVTRLNARLLIAALSEESVTAPALDYEEASEALRRDDICIMGGVAPAQTTDAVGAALAEYIDADLLVYATSVPGVYSADPNEDADATKYDELSATDLVDVIAGLEMNAGASAPVDLLAAKIIERSGMRTIVLDGTDPDRIARAVRHGEHGGTDIVPEGVGAEPTYWASDEQ
- a CDS encoding CapA family protein, coding for MPLQLGFTGDVMLGRVVDDRQRRRSVDAVWGSVLERLRGLDGLVINLECCLSTRGQQWQRTYRPFHFRADPDWAIPALERAGVDVCTLANNHILDYEEVALRDTLTELDGAGIARAGAGETIDEALGPAVRTIGPSNGDSDDSIANNALEVAVIALTDNTPEYAADEDTPGTAWIEIDASDAETRRRVREALERARETNPDLLVASLHWGPNMVTEPPKSFQEFGHWLIEEGVDVVHGHSAHVFQAIEVHEGRPIIYDAGDFVDDYRVDPELRNDRSFLFVLSVTPDGDPLEFRLHPTEVEDCAVGEASPEAAEWARKRMRNLSSSFGTEFDRDGDALVLSLEN